In Stigmatopora nigra isolate UIUO_SnigA chromosome 2, RoL_Snig_1.1, whole genome shotgun sequence, a single window of DNA contains:
- the LOC144185464 gene encoding zona pellucida sperm-binding protein 4-like yields the protein MPRETRHSAAMKLIALLALAFAMAAAQKKANLWSRQSTRPTDAGLTCQVDAHHRIPCGPPGISPSQCQEISCCFDGGDCFYGKHVTLQCTKDGQMIIVICRDATVPRVNLDSIFLMTNEPGCGVMDSTSTFVIYQFPVTACGSVVREEPGILVYENSMSAFYEVFLGNYGTITRDSRFELAVQCRYTSTSVAALIGEAQRLPAPPPVAAPGALNVDLRLGNGRRTVKGQMDEEVVFDYFYKESDYPITKVLREPIYVEVRIVGKNDPNLVLNLRRCWATGDSNPQSMPQWDLVLHGCPCAEGRYSTTVVPVDASSGLEYPSHHRRFFFRMFSFVSTRPADPSKRGAAQQQVATHLRQKVFIHCDTTVCIPHMGNNCEPQCVRMKRDLAGIKQTSGQSDSTLVSSLEIQFIQGN from the exons ATGCCACGCGAGACACGACACTCGGCGGCGATGAAGCTAATCGCTCTCCTGGCGCTGGCTTTCGCCATGGCGGCGGCTCAAAAGAAAGCCAACCTGTGGTCGCGGCAAAGCACCCGGCCTACTGATGCGGGCCTAACTTGCCAGGTGGATGCGCACCACAGAATTCCCTGCGGTCCGCCCGGGATCTCGCCATCCCAATGCCAAGAAATCAGCTGCTGCTTTGATGGAGGCGATTGCTTCTACGGCAAGCACG TGACTCTACAGTGTACCAAAGATGGTCAGATGATCATAGTGATCTGCAGAGATGCCACGGTACCCCGTGTGAACTTggactccattttcttgatgaCCAACGAACCGGGATGCGGcgtcatggacagcacctcgaCTTTCGTCATCTACCAGTTCCCCGTCACGGCGTGCGGGAGCGTCGTCAGG GAAGAGCCCGGCATTCTGGTCTACGAGAACAGCATGTCGGCCTtctatgaagtttttcttgGAAACTACGGCACCATCACCAGGGACAGCAGATTTGA GCTAGCTGTCCAGTGCCGGTACACTAGCACTTCCGTGGCAGCTCTTATCGGAGAGGCGCAGCGCCTTCCGGCACCCCCGCCAGTGGCGGCTCCCGGTGCCTTGAACGTGGACCTTCGTCTGGGCAATGGTAGACGCACGGTCAAGGGTCAAATGGACG AGGAAGTGGTTTTCGACTACTTTTACAAGGAGAGTGACTACCCGATCACAAAGGTGCTCAGGGAGCCCATTTACGTGGAGGTTAGGATCGTCGGGAAAAATGACCCCAACTTGGTCCTCAATCTGAGGCGCTGCTGGGCTACGGGGGATTCTAACCCTCAGAGCATGCCTCAGTGGGACTTAGTGCTTCATGG GTGCCCCTGCGCTGAAGGCCGCTATTCAACCACGGTGGTGCCAGTGGACGCCTCATCGGGCCTGGAGTACCCCAGCCACCACCGACGCTTTTTCTTTAGGATGTTCTCTTTCGTGTCCACCCGGCCGGCCGACCCGAGCAAGCGAGGGGCGGCACAGCAACAGGTGGCGACGCATTTGAGGCAAAAG GTTTTTATCCACTGTGACACAACTGTGTGTATTCCTCATATGGGGAACAACTGCGAGCCTCAATGTGTCAGAATGA AGAGGGACCTTGCTGGCATCAAACAAACAAGTGGCCAATCGGATAGCACTTTGGTTAGCAGTTTGGAAATTCAATTTATTCAAGGCAACTAG
- the LOC144193302 gene encoding uncharacterized protein LOC144193302, which translates to MKRDGACPLAMALALALALLGGPCWAYPPQGVQMSHDQQQAKHTFEKPLTWTYPAGPTAAAELAVEFELRHPVPVATVSVECSESRAHVEAQMDLFGIGQFIKRTDLTLGPCMAIGEDPQTHVLIFETELQDCGSILQMTDDRLIYTFMLNYNPTRLGDSPVVRTNEAAVIVECHYPRHHNVSSLPLDPQWIPFSAVRVAEEFLYFTLSLRTDDWMFERPRYQYYLGDMIRIEASVMQYHHVPLRVFVERCVATLSPDINSSPRYTFLEEGCLIDATITGADSKFMQRTAENMLRFQFEAFRFQGADSGMLYVTCQLRATSTSHDINVEHRACSYFNGWREASGVDGACSTCQSGAQEAGGSENIKWIGGGGAGGGGMGGGGGASMGGGAGVGMGGGGGVGMGGGGGAGMGGGGGQSIKWNTGGTTGGSGTGTGVTTGGGTTASQLGGGNKIIWSQTGTGGTGGTGTSGVTWNTGGGGSTTSGATGETASQISGGNKVIWTQTGTGTTGTSGVTWTTGGGGSTTTGGTGGSAMHTSGGNKITWTQSGTGGTSGTGGTGGTSLHTSGGKKITWTQSGTGGTGGTGGTGETGTSGVTWTTGGGGSTTSGGTGGTGMQTSGGKKITWTQSGTGTGGTGGTGGTGTSGVTWTTVGGGGTTSGGTGGTAAQIGGGKKVIWTQSGTGTGGTGTGGTGTGTGGTGTGTGTSSVTWTHGGGGSTTGGGTWTTGGGAVTKPLEQTGRQTVSWSPATGSTSTTTWTTTSSGGTNWTGRKGRSVKDAQVYEWRGDVTLGPFEIAEKPQ; encoded by the exons ATGAAGCGCGACGGCGCGTGCCCGTTGGCCATGGCGCTGGCCCTGGCCCTGGCGCTCTTGGGCGGCCCGTGCTGGGCGTACCCGCCACAGGGCGTTCAGATGAGCCACGACCAGCAGCAGGCCAAGCACACTTTCGAGAAGCCACTGACCTGGACCTACCCGGCGGGGCCCACGGCGGCGGCCGAGCTGGCGGTGGAATTTGAGCTGAGGCACCCGGTCCCCGTGGCCACCGTGTCGGTGGAGTGCAGCGAGAGTCGCGCGCACGTGGAGGCCCAGATGGACTTGTTCGGGATAGGCCAGTTCATCAAGCGCACCGACCTGACACTGGGACCCTGCATGGCCATTGGTGAGGACCCCCAAACGCACGTGCTCATTTTCGAGACCGAGCTGCAGGACTGCGGCAGCATTTTGCAG atgacggACGACAGACTGATCTACACCTTCATGCTCAACTACAACCCCACCAGACTGGGTGACTCCCCCGTGGTCAGGACCAATGAAGCTGCCGTCATTGTGGAATGTCATTACCCAAG GCACCACAACGTGAGCAGCCTCCCTCTCGACCCGCAATGGATCCCCTTCTCGGCAGTCAGGGTCGCCGAAGAGTTCTTGTACTTCACTCTCAGCCTGAGGACAG ACGACTGGATGTTCGAGAGGCCCCGTTACCAGTACTACCTTGGAGATATGATTCGTATCGAGGCCTCCGTCATGCAGTACCACCACGTGCCCCTCCGAGTTTTTGTGGAAAGATGCGTGGCTACTCTCTCGCCTGACATCAACTCCAGTCCCAGATATACTTTCCTCGAAGAGGG GTGTTTAATCGACGCCACCATCACAGGTGCGGACTCCAAATTTATGCAACGGACGGCGGAGAACATGCTTCGGTTCCAGTTTGAGGCCTTCAGGTTCCAGGGTGCCGACAGTGGGATG CTCTACGTCACCTGTCAGTTGAGAGCCACGTCAACCAGCCACGACATCAATGTCGAACATCGAGCCTGCTCCTATTTCAATGG CTGGAGAGAGGCTAGCGGCGTGGATGGGGCGTGCAGTACCTGTCAATCAGGAGCACAAGAGGCCGGTGGCAGTGAAAACATCAAATGGATCGGCGGAGGTGGTGCAGGCGGGGGAGGCATGGGTGGCGGGGGTGGAGCAAGCATGGGTGGCGGAGCCGGGGTAGGCATGGGTGGTGGAGGCGGGGTAGGCATGGGTGGTGGGGGTGGAGCAGGCATGGGTGGCGGGGGTGGACAAAGCATCAAATGGAACACCGGCGGAACCACGGGAGGCAGCGGTACTGGCACCGGTGTCACCACAGGAGGAGGCACTACAGCCTCGCAATTAGGTGGAGGGAACAAAATCATCTGGAGCCAAACTGGCACTGGTGGAACCGGCGGAACCGGAACCTCAGGTGTTACCTGGAACACAGGGGGAGGTGGCTCCACCACTTCAGGGGCTACTGGTGAAACCGCCTCGCAAATCAGCGGAGGGAACAAAGTCATCTGGACTCAAACTGGAACCGGGACAACCGGAACCTCAGGTGTTACCTGGACCACAGGAGGAGGGGGCTCCACCACAACTGGTGGTACTGGTGGAAGCGCCATGCATACCAGTGGGGGGAACAAAATCACCTGGACCCAAAGTGGAACTGGTGGAACCAGTGGAACCGGTGGAACTGGAGGAACCAGCTTGCACACCAGCGGGGGGAAGAAAATCACCTGGACCCAAAGTGGAACTGGTGGAACTGGTGGAACCGGAGGAACCGGGGAAACCGGAACCTCGGGTGTGACCTGGACCACAGGAGGAGGAGGCTCCACCACATCAGGGGGTACCGGCGGTACTGGCATGCAAACCAGCGGAGGCAAGAAAATTACCTGGACCCAAAGTGGCACTGGAACCGGTGGAACCGGTGGAACCGGGGGAACTGGAACCTCAGGTGTTACCTGGACCACAGTGGGAGGAGGCGGCACCACATCAGGCGGTACTGGCGGAACTGCCGCGCAAATCGGCGGAGGGAAGAAAGTCATCTGGACCCAAAGTGGAACTGGAACCGGTGGAACTGGAACCGGTGGAACTGGAACTGGAACCGGTGGAACTGGAACCGGAACTGGAACCTCGTCCGTTACTTGGACCCACGGGGGAGGAGGCTCCACCACTGGAGGCGGTACCTGGACCACTGGAGGCGGTGCCGTAACAAAACCACTTGAACAGACGGGCAGGCAAACCGTTTCTTGGAGCCCCGCCACAGGAAGTACCAGCACCACCACGTGGACCACCACCTCCAGCGGCGGCACCAACTGGACCGGAAGGAAGGGTCGCTCGGTCAAAGACGCCCAAG TTTACGAATGGCGAGGCGACGTGACGTTGGGTCCCTTCGAAATTGCAGAGAAACCCCAATAA